The Aureitalea marina genome includes a window with the following:
- a CDS encoding RNA polymerase sigma factor gives MSDLLLVEQCKQNNRKAQMALYRQYCDGMFVIANRYMKDAAAAEDAMQDAFIKAFSRMHQFKGDVTFGAWLKRIVINTCLDQIKARKVDLYAINEEVLSQADEDDWQVDDETSVPEIMQAIEELPEQYRVVVKMFLLEGYDHSEIADVLGISESASRTNLYRGKQKLQQTLNHLRYGTGY, from the coding sequence TTGTCTGATCTGTTACTTGTTGAGCAGTGTAAGCAAAACAACCGCAAAGCGCAAATGGCACTATATCGCCAGTATTGTGACGGGATGTTCGTCATTGCCAATAGGTATATGAAGGACGCAGCAGCGGCAGAAGATGCCATGCAGGATGCCTTCATCAAGGCTTTTTCCAGGATGCACCAGTTTAAAGGGGACGTCACCTTTGGTGCCTGGCTAAAGCGGATCGTGATCAACACCTGTCTTGACCAGATCAAGGCGCGCAAGGTGGACCTGTATGCGATCAATGAAGAAGTGTTGTCCCAGGCAGACGAGGACGATTGGCAGGTAGACGACGAGACTTCGGTCCCGGAGATCATGCAAGCCATCGAAGAATTGCCGGAGCAATACCGAGTAGTGGTAAAGATGTTTTTGCTGGAAGGTTATGACCATTCCGAGATCGCTGATGTATTAGGTATTTCGGAAAGTGCCTCCAGGACAAACCTCTACCGCGGAAAACAAAAATTACAGCAAACGTTAAATCACCTGCGTTATGGGACGGGATATTAG
- a CDS encoding DUF4377 domain-containing protein, translating to MKKLVLLFGLIIFASCSSDDGDFIQEEIQLFVQHYKTTAAFSLNNVLLVQEQENIGSDLYLSTYDIQGFNFRPGYTSLLTVTKTTIRNPETDYATVDYRLISVDEQKEVLPGTTFSVPLARYANFGGYSTWLTGTEEFGYYISFEIPIDCYLNCGELNAVIPNQEEATGVFVHGPEGSYILTEIY from the coding sequence ATGAAAAAGTTAGTACTTCTATTCGGCCTCATCATCTTCGCTTCCTGTTCTTCGGACGACGGAGACTTTATACAAGAAGAGATCCAATTATTTGTGCAGCACTACAAAACAACCGCTGCCTTCTCCTTGAATAATGTTTTACTGGTTCAGGAGCAGGAAAATATCGGCTCAGATCTCTATCTAAGTACCTATGACATACAAGGATTCAACTTTCGGCCGGGTTACACTTCCCTACTCACCGTAACCAAGACCACCATCCGAAACCCGGAGACTGATTACGCTACAGTGGATTATCGCTTGATCTCTGTGGACGAGCAGAAGGAAGTCTTACCGGGTACTACATTTTCTGTTCCCTTGGCGCGTTACGCCAATTTTGGAGGATACTCCACCTGGCTTACCGGGACGGAAGAATTTGGATATTATATCAGTTTCGAGATCCCTATCGACTGTTATCTGAACTGTGGTGAGCTAAATGCCGTCATTCCCAACCAGGAAGAGGCCACCGGTGTCTTTGTTCATGGACCGGAAGGAAGTTATATCCTGACAGAGATTTACTAG
- a CDS encoding RNA polymerase sigma factor: MENTDQDLIRETLSGNSQAFGKLVLAYQDFIFTVALRVVKVREEAEEVAQDTFIKAYESLGTYRGDSKFSSWLYSIAYRKALDRVRKYKRNKELELIEEITERQLDEVENALGYLEAQERRLMIDQCIMKLPEQEAALITFYYFEEMSVKEIAKITDLSEDNIKIKLFRSRKKLFNMLRSYIQPEEHEENGKAI, from the coding sequence ATGGAGAACACTGACCAAGATTTGATCCGGGAAACCCTTTCAGGGAATTCTCAAGCATTCGGAAAACTGGTCCTGGCTTATCAGGATTTCATCTTTACCGTTGCCCTGCGTGTAGTTAAAGTGCGGGAGGAAGCGGAGGAAGTTGCACAGGATACCTTTATAAAGGCCTATGAATCTTTGGGCACCTATAGGGGAGATTCTAAATTCTCTAGTTGGTTGTACAGCATTGCATACCGGAAGGCGCTGGATCGGGTCCGCAAGTACAAACGGAATAAAGAGCTTGAATTGATCGAAGAGATCACCGAGCGTCAACTGGACGAAGTGGAGAACGCACTGGGATATTTGGAAGCCCAGGAAAGAAGGCTAATGATCGATCAGTGCATCATGAAATTACCTGAGCAGGAAGCCGCATTGATCACATTTTATTATTTTGAAGAGATGTCGGTCAAAGAGATTGCCAAGATCACGGATCTTAGCGAAGACAATATCAAGATCAAATTGTTTAGGAGCAGGAAGAAGTTATTCAATATGCTTCGATCTTATATACAACCGGAAGAACATGAAGAGAATGGAAAAGCGATCTAA
- a CDS encoding NAD-dependent epimerase/dehydratase family protein yields MKVLITGAAGFIGSHTAERFKDMGHEVIAIDNFSDYYDVQLKERNASTLSKRGIEVSRLDLRYDPLDQLVSDCHMIVHFAAQPGISASCTFEQYLTNNVIATQRLLTAIEPLQDKPYFINIATSSIYGLHATMTEDQAPLPASWYGVTKLGAEQLVLAYSRRGLLRGCSVRLYSVYGPRERPDKLYTRLIAAGLKDEVFPLYEGSEKHLRSFTYVSDIVDGIVSIIDREEICNGEIFNLGTEEENTTATGIAVVEELLGKTIRKEITPPRPGDQARTCANIDKARRLLDYDPKTTLHQGLQKQIDWYRESFLN; encoded by the coding sequence ATGAAGGTATTGATTACCGGTGCAGCCGGATTTATCGGCTCGCATACGGCCGAGCGATTTAAGGACATGGGTCATGAAGTTATCGCTATAGATAATTTCTCTGATTACTACGACGTCCAACTGAAGGAGCGCAATGCTTCAACCCTCTCAAAGCGAGGTATTGAAGTTAGCCGATTGGACCTGCGTTACGATCCATTGGATCAGTTGGTCTCTGACTGCCATATGATCGTACATTTTGCAGCTCAACCCGGAATCTCGGCCAGTTGTACTTTTGAGCAATACTTGACCAATAATGTGATCGCGACTCAACGCTTATTGACTGCGATCGAACCATTGCAAGACAAGCCGTACTTCATCAATATTGCAACTTCCTCTATCTATGGTCTTCATGCCACCATGACGGAGGACCAGGCTCCATTACCAGCTTCCTGGTATGGGGTGACCAAGTTAGGTGCCGAGCAGTTGGTTTTGGCATACAGCAGAAGAGGCTTACTTCGTGGATGTTCCGTGAGGCTGTATTCTGTATACGGTCCCAGAGAGCGTCCGGACAAGTTGTATACCCGTCTTATTGCCGCCGGGTTAAAAGATGAGGTTTTCCCGCTTTACGAAGGCAGCGAAAAGCACCTCAGGAGCTTTACCTATGTGTCCGATATAGTTGATGGGATTGTGAGTATAATCGACAGGGAAGAAATCTGCAATGGCGAGATCTTTAACCTGGGTACGGAAGAAGAGAACACTACAGCTACCGGGATAGCCGTTGTGGAGGAATTGTTGGGTAAAACCATCCGCAAGGAAATAACCCCACCGAGGCCGGGTGATCAGGCTAGAACCTGTGCCAATATTGATAAGGCGCGTCGGCTGTTAGATTACGATCCTAAAACGACGCTGCATCAAGGACTACAGAAGCAGATCGATTGGTATCGTGAGAGTTTTCTCAACTGA
- a CDS encoding DUF6249 domain-containing protein: MEHPEIIIVPIMFGVIFGIFYLFISARNKERLALIEKGAEASIFYGKKGRTSTWKVLVINLACLLMGIGLGIFIGGFFSDIVGMDEDIAMPGTILFTAGLGLFTGFLATKKLTADQ; encoded by the coding sequence ATGGAACATCCTGAAATTATCATAGTACCCATTATGTTTGGGGTCATCTTCGGAATCTTTTATCTCTTTATCTCAGCAAGAAATAAGGAAAGACTTGCGCTCATCGAAAAGGGTGCAGAAGCGTCAATATTCTACGGTAAGAAAGGTCGGACATCGACCTGGAAAGTACTGGTGATCAACCTGGCCTGTTTGCTGATGGGAATTGGCCTGGGAATATTTATCGGTGGATTCTTCTCAGATATAGTTGGAATGGATGAGGATATCGCCATGCCTGGAACTATCCTCTTTACAGCTGGACTGGGGCTTTTCACTGGATTTCTGGCTACGAAGAAATTGACTGCCGACCAGTAA
- the meaB gene encoding methylmalonyl Co-A mutase-associated GTPase MeaB, protein MKKQSKSKALSEKEGIPQPAHSSPDVAKQLISRRRRSATTEELVQGILAGDQTRLSRAITLIESKAAKHQDQARQVIEACLAHTNRSVRIGITGVPGVGKSSFIEQLGLQLVGQGHKLAVLAVDPSSSLSKGSILGDKTRMEELVKQPQAFIRPSASGTSLGGVAQKTRETILLCEAAGYDVILIETVGVGQSETAVHSMTDFFLLMKLAGAGDELQGIKRGIMEMADAIVINKADSENVKAAKLAKTEFNRALHLYPQKASGWTPKAFTCSSLKNQGIEEVWDVICNYIELVRDNGYFEQKRKEQNRYWLMQTIQDSLQQRFFDHPGIKEALDEQMSLMEQNKTTPFAAANYLLQLATIS, encoded by the coding sequence ATGAAAAAGCAATCCAAATCCAAGGCCCTATCGGAAAAAGAGGGTATTCCCCAACCCGCGCACAGCAGTCCGGATGTGGCTAAGCAATTAATATCCCGAAGACGAAGATCGGCTACGACGGAAGAACTTGTCCAGGGAATTTTAGCAGGTGATCAAACCAGGCTCAGCCGGGCCATAACCCTTATCGAGAGTAAAGCCGCCAAGCACCAGGACCAGGCTCGGCAAGTAATAGAAGCCTGTTTAGCCCATACCAATCGTTCTGTTCGTATTGGAATAACCGGTGTACCAGGGGTCGGTAAAAGTTCCTTTATCGAACAACTGGGCTTACAATTGGTGGGCCAGGGCCACAAGCTGGCTGTTCTCGCGGTAGATCCCAGTAGTAGCCTGAGCAAGGGCAGTATACTAGGAGATAAGACCCGAATGGAAGAATTGGTCAAACAGCCCCAGGCCTTTATCCGTCCCAGTGCCAGCGGCACTTCATTGGGTGGGGTTGCACAAAAGACAAGGGAAACCATTTTACTATGCGAAGCTGCGGGTTATGATGTGATCCTGATAGAAACCGTTGGCGTAGGACAAAGTGAGACTGCGGTACACTCCATGACCGATTTTTTCCTCTTGATGAAGTTGGCCGGAGCAGGTGATGAATTGCAGGGTATTAAACGGGGGATCATGGAAATGGCAGATGCCATTGTGATCAATAAAGCAGACAGCGAAAATGTCAAAGCTGCAAAACTGGCGAAAACCGAATTCAATCGGGCACTCCACCTATATCCACAAAAGGCCAGTGGGTGGACTCCCAAAGCGTTTACATGTAGTTCACTGAAGAACCAGGGCATAGAGGAAGTCTGGGATGTGATCTGCAATTATATCGAGCTGGTCCGTGACAATGGATATTTTGAACAAAAAAGGAAGGAACAGAACCGCTATTGGCTGATGCAGACCATACAGGATAGCCTGCAACAACGTTTTTTTGATCATCCCGGTATAAAAGAAGCCCTGGACGAACAAATGAGCTTGATGGAACAGAATAAGACCACTCCATTTGCAGCGGCCAACTACTTGCTACAATTAGCCACGATCAGTTGA
- a CDS encoding DUF4097 family beta strand repeat-containing protein has product MSNLLICKRRSVVVLFLLCTSLIFAQNKYKESFKVGKDALVSVNTSHTDVIIETWNKDVVEVEALVEGEDLTADEKKEIFDNWTFDVLGNSKKVIVTSNEGSLWGGFENLRALEGLAELESLKNLADMPTMEGFEMNMDNFSFQFDVPDIPETDDFPNWPFTDDQPSVVSSGKGSKVNVSKHNGMKFDRSEYEKNKQAYVNKLNKKYKSNASVGEVDKWLGEVDKWAEEFEKVMEEWGENFSYSFENNFGPEFEEKMEKWAEEYSEQWEAWGEEFGEKLSKDMEKWGEEFGKDMEEWAEDFAKDAEKWAEKYEDNGNVKVIISDDDDDESIFIDKKKVKKTIIIRMPKGTRTDINVRHGEVKMADATNLRATLNYSTLTANSIDGGSTLINASYAPVYVNNWKEGSLKINYVEDCKLNTVGSIDLDAVSSDVNIFNMSKGGRLSGSFGNLFIKNIDNSFDRLNIILENTDATIKLPQSAFVLDYDGKRSRVEIPDNMKVSKTSSGDRTLIEGYKGSSSANSKLSITALYSKVYMQ; this is encoded by the coding sequence ATGAGCAACTTATTGATATGCAAGCGTAGGTCTGTGGTGGTGCTGTTTTTGCTATGCACCAGCCTGATCTTCGCTCAGAACAAATACAAGGAGTCCTTTAAAGTAGGAAAGGACGCCTTGGTATCGGTCAACACTTCGCATACCGATGTGATCATAGAGACCTGGAATAAAGATGTTGTAGAGGTTGAAGCCCTTGTAGAAGGCGAGGACCTGACTGCAGACGAAAAAAAGGAGATCTTCGATAACTGGACCTTCGATGTGCTGGGTAACAGCAAGAAAGTGATCGTTACCTCTAATGAAGGAAGCCTTTGGGGTGGGTTTGAGAACCTGAGAGCCTTGGAGGGATTAGCAGAATTGGAAAGTTTAAAGAACTTGGCAGACATGCCGACCATGGAAGGTTTCGAAATGAATATGGACAACTTTAGCTTTCAGTTCGATGTACCGGACATTCCGGAGACGGATGACTTCCCCAACTGGCCATTTACAGATGATCAGCCTTCTGTGGTATCGTCCGGCAAGGGATCCAAAGTGAATGTAAGCAAGCACAATGGGATGAAGTTTGATCGCAGCGAATACGAGAAGAACAAGCAGGCCTATGTGAATAAACTGAACAAAAAGTACAAGAGTAATGCCAGTGTCGGTGAGGTGGATAAATGGCTGGGCGAGGTCGATAAATGGGCAGAAGAATTTGAGAAGGTCATGGAAGAGTGGGGAGAGAATTTCTCCTACAGTTTTGAAAATAATTTTGGACCCGAGTTCGAAGAGAAGATGGAGAAATGGGCCGAGGAGTATTCCGAGCAATGGGAAGCCTGGGGCGAAGAATTTGGTGAAAAGCTGAGCAAAGATATGGAGAAATGGGGCGAAGAGTTCGGCAAGGACATGGAAGAATGGGCCGAAGATTTTGCCAAAGATGCCGAGAAATGGGCCGAAAAATACGAGGACAACGGCAATGTAAAGGTCATTATCAGTGATGATGACGACGATGAAAGTATCTTCATCGATAAGAAGAAGGTAAAGAAGACCATTATTATCCGTATGCCAAAAGGCACTCGAACAGATATCAACGTACGTCACGGAGAAGTGAAGATGGCCGACGCAACTAACCTGCGTGCAACGCTGAACTACTCTACGTTAACAGCTAACAGCATTGATGGGGGGTCTACCCTCATCAATGCCTCTTATGCTCCTGTTTATGTAAATAACTGGAAAGAAGGGTCCTTGAAGATCAATTATGTAGAAGATTGCAAGCTGAATACGGTCGGAAGCATAGATCTTGATGCAGTTTCCAGCGATGTGAATATTTTCAATATGTCCAAAGGTGGACGATTAAGTGGTTCCTTCGGGAATCTATTCATCAAGAATATTGACAACAGTTTTGACCGTCTGAACATCATCCTGGAGAATACGGATGCCACCATTAAATTACCTCAATCGGCCTTTGTCCTGGACTATGACGGAAAGCGCTCCCGCGTGGAGATACCAGATAACATGAAGGTAAGCAAGACCAGTTCCGGCGACCGTACCCTGATCGAAGGCTATAAAGGCTCCTCTTCTGCCAATAGTAAACTGAGCATTACTGCATTGTATAGTAAAGTATACATGCAGTAA
- a CDS encoding DUF2911 domain-containing protein produces MNKTVKILVWIVGVLILGFLLFKFVAWPIMKNQTKKHSPETEVHITVEETTIDVYYCSPSKKDRLIFGELVPYDEVWRTGANEPTRFVTNTDLTIGDQSLPAGEYTLWTLPGKDMWEVMFNSKMYEWGVSAPSGKASRETEYDVVVVEVPPVMVDFVTVDFTIELTEVGGNVIMDFRWDQTAVPVTIAID; encoded by the coding sequence ATGAACAAAACCGTCAAAATTCTAGTTTGGATCGTCGGTGTACTAATCCTGGGCTTCCTGCTATTCAAATTTGTGGCTTGGCCCATTATGAAGAACCAAACCAAAAAGCACAGTCCGGAAACCGAAGTTCATATCACGGTAGAAGAGACCACTATAGACGTGTACTACTGTAGTCCGTCTAAAAAGGACCGGTTGATATTTGGAGAGTTAGTTCCTTACGACGAGGTGTGGAGGACCGGTGCGAATGAACCCACCCGTTTTGTGACCAATACAGATCTGACCATAGGCGACCAGTCATTGCCGGCTGGTGAGTACACCCTCTGGACCCTCCCGGGAAAGGATATGTGGGAGGTCATGTTCAATTCCAAGATGTATGAATGGGGAGTTAGTGCACCGAGTGGAAAGGCGTCGAGGGAGACTGAGTACGATGTAGTGGTGGTTGAAGTCCCTCCCGTCATGGTCGATTTTGTGACCGTGGATTTCACGATCGAGCTCACAGAGGTTGGTGGAAATGTGATCATGGACTTCAGATGGGATCAGACAGCAGTACCTGTTACTATTGCCATCGATTAA